In Tachysurus fulvidraco isolate hzauxx_2018 chromosome 11, HZAU_PFXX_2.0, whole genome shotgun sequence, one DNA window encodes the following:
- the gmnc gene encoding geminin coiled-coil domain-containing protein 1 — translation MSSILSCRDARFDCAYSASTARDTVDVSTATLVSLWDTGRLDDAVCPRELPQLVPAYGALHDSVWPDQLSPHLQRNKQLQDTLMQKEEELARLQEENNKLKEFLNSSYVKSLEDKSKRLFSVQRSADVRHRKRALHDERDFLNVSRLLQGGEGKRTCRNLSLEFCSADEVAATPSLDSWVLETLGLQDEDTINTDSSFNSPTTEHTASFSSPAPSTEHFSPALQDSTMFSPYSDSHCEYSSAIESSCGFSHSMDESADYLSLGASRMYTVTSTGSLQGMELPIGHFTPPKAASTPQRSHVSSSERHRRELGHGFSGPPGDETAPFSTRSRMDLAFSMSLSPQNSVKTHTFPQGQAFTRRDSEGGWNFTWVPKQCS, via the exons ATG AGCTCCATCCTCTCCTGCCGAGACGCGCGCTTTGACTGCGCTTACTCCGCCTCCACGGCTCGCGACACTGTTGACGTTTCCACGGCAACGCTCGTCTCCCTCTGGGACACCGGTCGCTTGGACGACGCAGTTTGCCCGCGCGAGC TTCCACAGCTGGTTCCAGCCTATGGCGCCCTGCATGACTCCGTCTGGCCCGACCAGTTGTCCCCTCACCTCCAGCGGAACAAGCAG CTTCAGGATACATTGatgcagaaagaagaagaactCGCGAGACTCCAGGAGGAGAATAACAAACTCAAAGAATTTCTAAACTCATCATATGTGAAGTCACTTGAAGACAAGTCAAAG AGGCTTTTCTCTGTTCAGAGGAGCGCAGACGTGCGTCACAGGAAAAGAGCTCTGCATGATGAGAGAGACTTCCTCAATGTGAGTCGGCTGCTGCAGGGCGGCGAGGGAAAGCGGACGTGCCGTAACCTTTCTCTGGAGTTCTGTTCCGCCGACGAGGTAGCCGCTACGCCCTCGCTGGACTCCTGGGTTCTGGAAACACTTGGACTGCAGGATGAGGACACCATCAACACAGACAGCAGCTTTAACAGCCCTACAACAGAGCACACGGCTTCCTTCAGCTCTCCGGCTCCGAGCACCGAGCACTTCAGCCCTGCGCTGCAGGATAGCACCATGTTCAGCCCTTACTCAGACAGCCACTGTGAATACAGCAGTGCCATCGAGTCGTCATGTGGTTTCAGTCACAGCATGGACGAAAGTGCAGACTATTTGAGTCTTGGTGCATCAAGGATGTACACCGTCACATCTACAGGCTCGCTTCAAGGAATGGAATTGCCTATTGGACACTTCACCCCACCTAAAGCAGCATCAACTCCTCAGCGTTCGCACGTCTCGAGCTCAGAGAGGCACCGGCGCGAGCTCGGCCACGGCTTCTCTGGACCACCCGGGGACGAGACCGCGCCGTTCTCCACACGCAGCAGAATGGACTTAGCTTTCAGCATGTCGCTGAGTCCGCAGAACAGCGTCAAGACCCACACGTTCCCACAAGGACAAGCTTTTACACGCAGAGACTCAGAAGGAGGATGGAATTTTACCTGGGTGCCTAAACAgtgttcttaa